In Sus scrofa isolate TJ Tabasco breed Duroc unplaced genomic scaffold, Sscrofa11.1 Contig958, whole genome shotgun sequence, one genomic interval encodes:
- the LOC110259179 gene encoding olfactory receptor 18-like — MEPQNHTYFSEFLLLGISDDPDLQPLLFEIFLSMYLVTLIGILLIILTVTSDSHLHTPMYFFLSNLSLADISISTTTVSKMLVNLQTHNKTIRYAGCLAQVTFYPFFACLESLLLTVMAYDRLVAICHPLHYLMIMNSRLCGLLVLGSFSIGLLNSQLHYWMMSQLTFCADVKIPHFFCELSQLISLASSDTSTYNILIYFIGTIFGGIPLLGILYSYAQILSSILRVSSSGGRYKAFSTCGSHLSVVCLLYGTGLGVYLSSAISSSPRKGAVASVMYTVFTPMLNPFIYSLRNRDIKCVLWGIISRIV, encoded by the coding sequence ATGGAACCACAGAATCATACCTATTTCTCAGAATTCCTCCTCCTGGGCATCTCAGATGATCCAGACCTACAGCCTCTTCTCTTTGAAATCTTTCTCTCCATGTATTTGGTGACTCTAATTGGGATCCTGCTCATCATCCTGACTGTCACTTctgattcccacctccacacacccatgtacttcttcctttccaatctgtccTTGGCTGACATCAGTATCAGCACCACCACTGTCTCCAAGATGCTAGTGAACCTCCAGACACACAACAAAACTATCAGATATGCAGGCTGCCTAGCTCAGGTgaccttttatcctttttttgccTGTTTGGAGAGTCTACTTCTGAcagtcatggcctatgaccggttggtggccatctgtcaccccctaCACTACCTGATGATCATGAACTCCCGCCTCTGTGGCTTGCTGGTCCTGGGGTCATTTTCCATTGGCCTCTTAAACTCCCAGCTGCACTACTGGATGATGTCACAGCTCACCTTCTGTGCTGATGTGAAaatccctcatttcttttgtgaACTTTCTCAGCTCATTAGTCTTGCCAGTTCTGACACCTCCACCTATAACATATTAATCTACTTCATTGGTACCATCTTTGGTGGGATTCCACTCTTAGGGATCCTTTATTCTTATGCTcaaattctttcctccattctgagagtcTCATCATCGGGAGGGAGGtataaagccttctccacctgtggctctcacctgtcCGTTGTTTGCTTGCTGTATGGAACAGGCCTTGGGGTGTACCTCAGTTCAgccatctcctcctcccccaggaagggTGCAGTGGCCTCGGTGATGTACACTGTGTTCACACCTATGTTGaatcccttcatctacagcctgaggaacagggacatcAAGTGTGTCCTGTGGGGGATTATCAGCAGAATAGTCTAA